The Afipia massiliensis genome has a segment encoding these proteins:
- a CDS encoding CpaF family protein: protein MFGKRSGSEADVRAVQPPDRGHEAAPAAARPAMASVASPPLAPARPPTPAPVIEARRSDSYYQVKATIFGALIEAIDLAQLAKLDVESAREEIRDIVNEIIAIKNIVMSIAEQEELLDDICNDVLGYGPLEPLLARDDIADIMVNGAGTVFIEVGGKIQKTGIRFRDNQQLLNICQRIVSQVGRRVDESSPICDARLADGSRVNAIVPPLAIDGPALTIRKFKKDKLTLDQLVKFGAISPEGAQILQIIGRCRANVLISGGTGSGKTTLLNCMTNYIDEDERVITCEDAAELQLQQPHVVRLETRPPNIEGEGQITMRDLVKNCLRMRPERIIVGEVRGPEAFDLLQAMNTGHDGSMGTLHANNPREALSRCESMITMGGYSLPSRTIREMICASIDVIVQAARLRDGSRRITHITEVMGMEGDTIITQDIFVYDLMGEDLNGNIVGRHRSTGIGRPRFWERARYYGEEKRLAAALDAAEVAEI from the coding sequence GTGTTTGGTAAGCGTAGCGGATCAGAAGCCGACGTCCGGGCGGTTCAGCCCCCGGACCGTGGGCATGAGGCAGCGCCCGCCGCCGCAAGGCCGGCCATGGCGAGCGTTGCGTCGCCTCCGCTTGCGCCTGCGCGGCCGCCCACGCCTGCCCCCGTTATCGAAGCACGGCGCTCGGACAGCTATTATCAGGTTAAGGCGACGATCTTCGGGGCGCTGATCGAGGCCATCGATCTGGCCCAACTCGCGAAGCTCGACGTCGAGTCCGCGCGCGAGGAAATCCGCGACATCGTCAACGAGATCATCGCGATCAAGAACATCGTGATGTCGATCGCCGAGCAGGAAGAACTGCTCGACGATATCTGTAACGACGTTCTCGGCTATGGGCCGCTCGAACCGCTGCTTGCACGCGACGACATCGCCGACATCATGGTCAATGGCGCCGGCACAGTCTTTATCGAAGTCGGCGGCAAGATCCAGAAGACCGGTATCCGCTTCCGCGACAACCAGCAGCTTCTCAACATCTGCCAGCGCATCGTCAGCCAGGTTGGCCGCCGCGTCGACGAATCCTCGCCGATATGCGACGCACGCCTCGCCGACGGCTCGCGCGTCAACGCGATCGTGCCGCCGCTGGCGATCGACGGTCCCGCCCTCACCATTCGTAAGTTCAAGAAGGACAAGCTGACACTCGATCAGCTGGTCAAGTTCGGAGCGATCTCGCCCGAAGGTGCGCAGATCCTGCAGATCATCGGGCGCTGCCGCGCCAACGTGCTGATTTCCGGCGGCACGGGCTCGGGCAAGACCACGCTGCTCAACTGCATGACCAACTACATCGACGAAGACGAGCGCGTCATCACTTGCGAGGACGCCGCGGAGCTTCAACTGCAGCAGCCGCACGTCGTGCGTCTTGAAACGCGCCCGCCCAATATCGAAGGCGAAGGCCAGATCACCATGCGCGATCTGGTCAAGAACTGCCTGCGTATGCGGCCGGAACGCATCATCGTCGGCGAAGTCCGCGGACCCGAAGCGTTCGACCTGTTGCAGGCGATGAACACCGGCCACGACGGCTCGATGGGAACGCTGCACGCCAATAATCCGCGCGAAGCGCTGTCCCGCTGCGAATCCATGATCACCATGGGCGGCTACTCGCTGCCGTCGCGCACCATTCGCGAGATGATCTGCGCCTCGATCGATGTCATCGTACAGGCTGCCCGCCTGCGCGACGGCTCGCGGCGCATCACCCACATCACCGAGGTGATGGGGATGGAAGGCGACACCATCATCACCCAGGATATCTTCGTCTACGACCTGATGGGCGAAGACCTGAACGGAAATATCGTCGGCCGGCACCGCTCGACCGGCATCGGCCGTCCACGGTTCTGGGAGCGCGCCCGTTACTACGGCGAGGAAAAACGGCTCGCTGCAGCGCTCGATGCGGCCGAAGTCGCCGAAATATAG
- a CDS encoding type II and III secretion system protein family protein, with translation MRREGHQAPVRTFLVRALSFAAVSALTLNPVLSPAIASDYRVSAAAASAGGQLNARFLPLGIGKSVVIDLPRDVKDVLVADPKIANAVVRSAQRAYIIGAAVGQTNIIFFDTAGQQIAAYDIAVTRDLNGVRAALKQSFPRSDIRIEGVGDGVVLSGSAANPLEAQQAADLAARLAGSADKVVNSITVRDRDQVMLKVTVAEVQRNIVKQLGVDLSASMNYGTAVVNFNNANPFTAFGRPLVDGNTAVGGFGKTITSTGSVVPSVQATLRAMENAGVIRTLAEPSLTAISGESANFLAGGEFPVPGGNSCDPVTRICTTQIIFKKFGISLGFIPVVMSEGRISLRVSTEVSELSQENSVSISGTTVPAIKVNRADTTLEIPSGGSMVMAGLIKEQTKQAISGLPGMSQLPVLGTLFRSRDFVNNNTELMVLVTPYVVRAVAQKDLSRPDDGFADSSDPQADLLGTINRIYGVPGRVEPARKYRGSYGFITD, from the coding sequence ATGAGGCGAGAGGGACATCAGGCACCTGTGCGGACCTTCTTGGTGCGTGCCCTGTCGTTTGCCGCGGTCTCCGCGCTGACGCTGAACCCGGTTCTGTCGCCGGCGATCGCGAGCGACTACCGCGTGTCAGCGGCGGCGGCTTCAGCAGGCGGCCAGTTGAACGCCCGCTTCCTGCCGCTTGGCATCGGAAAATCCGTCGTGATCGACCTGCCGCGCGACGTCAAGGACGTCCTCGTCGCGGACCCGAAGATTGCCAACGCCGTCGTGCGTTCGGCCCAGCGCGCCTACATCATCGGCGCCGCGGTCGGTCAGACCAACATCATCTTCTTCGACACGGCGGGCCAGCAGATCGCCGCTTACGATATTGCGGTTACGCGCGATCTCAACGGTGTCCGCGCCGCGCTGAAACAATCGTTCCCGCGGTCCGACATCCGGATCGAAGGCGTCGGCGACGGCGTCGTGCTGTCGGGCTCGGCTGCCAATCCCCTCGAGGCACAACAGGCCGCCGATCTTGCCGCTCGCCTTGCCGGCAGCGCGGACAAGGTCGTCAACAGCATCACGGTGCGCGACCGCGATCAGGTCATGCTCAAGGTCACCGTCGCGGAAGTGCAGCGAAACATCGTCAAACAGCTCGGTGTCGATCTTTCCGCGTCGATGAATTACGGCACGGCGGTCGTGAACTTCAACAATGCAAACCCGTTCACGGCATTTGGCCGTCCTCTTGTCGATGGCAACACCGCGGTCGGCGGCTTTGGCAAGACCATAACCTCCACGGGCAGTGTCGTTCCGTCGGTGCAGGCGACCTTGCGCGCGATGGAAAACGCCGGTGTCATCCGGACTCTTGCCGAGCCTAGCCTGACCGCGATCTCGGGCGAATCCGCCAACTTCCTCGCCGGCGGCGAATTCCCCGTGCCAGGCGGCAATTCGTGCGATCCCGTTACGCGCATTTGTACGACGCAGATTATCTTCAAGAAATTCGGTATCTCGCTCGGCTTCATTCCGGTCGTTATGAGCGAAGGCCGCATCAGCCTGCGCGTAAGCACCGAAGTATCCGAACTGTCGCAGGAAAATTCGGTGTCCATTAGCGGCACAACGGTCCCGGCGATCAAGGTCAACCGCGCCGACACGACACTCGAGATTCCGTCAGGCGGCTCGATGGTGATGGCCGGTCTTATCAAGGAACAGACCAAGCAGGCGATCAGCGGTCTGCCCGGAATGTCCCAGTTGCCCGTGCTGGGAACGCTGTTTCGCAGCCGCGATTTCGTCAACAACAATACCGAGCTGATGGTGCTGGTGACCCCTTACGTGGTTCGCGCTGTCGCGCAGAAGGATCTCTCGCGGCCGGACGACGGATTTGCCGACTCGTCTGATCCGCAGGCCGATCTGCTGGGCACCATCAACCGCATCTACGGCGTTCCCGGCCGCGTTGAACCGGCCCGCAAATACCGCGGCTCTTACGGCTTCATCACCGACTGA
- a CDS encoding TadE/TadG family type IV pilus assembly protein produces MRPPATSLNALNKALRRFRRNRRGSAAVEFAFIAPLFFALLFAIMETALMFFASQILETGTHDSARLLLTHQAQDAKMTQAQFSADLCNRVKFLFTCDDSLASPLIISVKAYAPGVAIPAADLAPPIVAGSLTATPAYQLSKPGDTVLVRAFYKWPLFVTGLGYDIANLVSGSTKMRLVAATAAFRVEP; encoded by the coding sequence ATGCGTCCCCCCGCGACGTCCCTGAACGCGCTCAACAAAGCCTTGCGCCGCTTCCGCCGTAACCGGCGAGGGTCCGCGGCCGTCGAGTTCGCGTTCATCGCTCCGCTTTTCTTCGCCCTGCTGTTTGCAATCATGGAAACGGCACTGATGTTTTTCGCGTCCCAGATCCTGGAGACGGGCACGCACGATTCTGCGCGATTATTGCTGACGCATCAGGCGCAGGACGCAAAGATGACGCAGGCGCAGTTCAGTGCGGATCTCTGCAATCGCGTCAAGTTTCTGTTCACATGCGACGATAGCCTCGCAAGTCCGCTCATTATCAGTGTGAAAGCCTATGCGCCTGGTGTTGCGATTCCGGCGGCGGACCTGGCCCCCCCGATCGTGGCGGGCTCTCTGACGGCGACACCGGCGTACCAGCTTTCGAAACCCGGCGACACCGTGCTTGTGCGCGCGTTCTATAAGTGGCCGCTGTTCGTGACAGGACTGGGTTACGACATCGCGAATCTCGTCAGCGGTTCGACCAAAATGCGGCTAGTGGCGGCAACCGCGGCGTTCCGCGTCGAACCTTGA
- a CDS encoding AAA family ATPase gives MISYARQDQEDGTGSSAAEEHIAPAPRVSVQAFCETVETAAAVQSAGEDRRLDKAHLKIQMGGMAAAVEAYRTAPTPNVILLETEGRNDILSGLDQLATVCDAGTRVIVIGRVNDVVLYRELVRRGISDYVIAPVAPLDVVRSICGLFSVPEAKAVGRIIAVVGAKGGVGASTVAHNVAWAIARDLALDSVVADLDLAFGTAGLDYNQDPPQGIADAVFSPDRIDTAFVDRLLSKCTDHLSLLAAPASLDRVYDFGAEAFDSIFDTLRTTMPCIVLDVPHQWSGWTKRALVGADDILIVATPDLANLRNTKNMFDALKAARPNDRPPLYCINQAGVPKRPEINTSEFAKAIESQPIVTIPFEPQIFGAAANNGQMIAEIAANHRTSEMFLQIAQRLTGRGEAKKPRNSFLGPLLGKLRAK, from the coding sequence ATGATTAGTTACGCGCGCCAAGACCAGGAAGACGGGACCGGCTCTTCCGCCGCCGAGGAACACATCGCGCCGGCGCCGCGCGTGTCCGTCCAGGCATTTTGCGAAACGGTTGAAACCGCCGCGGCTGTGCAGTCCGCCGGCGAAGACCGGCGGCTGGACAAGGCCCATCTCAAGATTCAGATGGGCGGCATGGCGGCAGCCGTCGAGGCTTACAGGACCGCGCCGACCCCGAACGTGATCCTGCTGGAAACCGAGGGCCGCAACGACATCCTTTCGGGCCTCGACCAGCTTGCCACGGTTTGCGACGCCGGCACGCGCGTGATCGTCATCGGCCGCGTCAACGATGTCGTGCTGTACCGTGAACTCGTGCGGCGCGGCATCAGCGACTACGTCATCGCGCCAGTCGCGCCGCTCGACGTCGTTCGTTCGATCTGCGGCCTGTTTTCGGTTCCCGAAGCCAAGGCCGTGGGACGGATCATTGCCGTTGTCGGCGCCAAGGGCGGCGTCGGCGCGTCCACGGTGGCGCACAATGTCGCCTGGGCGATCGCGCGCGATCTCGCGCTGGATTCGGTCGTCGCCGATCTCGATCTTGCCTTCGGAACCGCGGGCCTCGACTACAACCAGGATCCGCCGCAGGGCATCGCCGATGCAGTCTTCTCTCCGGACCGCATCGACACCGCCTTCGTCGATCGCCTGCTGTCCAAGTGCACCGACCATCTGAGCCTGCTCGCCGCGCCGGCGTCGCTCGACCGCGTGTACGACTTCGGTGCTGAGGCGTTCGATTCGATTTTCGATACGCTGCGCACGACGATGCCCTGCATTGTGCTCGACGTTCCGCACCAGTGGTCCGGATGGACCAAGCGCGCCTTGGTCGGCGCCGACGATATCCTGATCGTCGCAACTCCAGATCTCGCCAATCTGCGCAACACCAAGAACATGTTCGACGCGCTGAAAGCCGCGCGGCCCAACGACCGGCCGCCGCTGTACTGCATCAATCAGGCAGGTGTTCCGAAGCGGCCAGAAATCAACACCAGCGAGTTCGCAAAGGCTATCGAGAGCCAGCCGATCGTGACCATTCCGTTCGAGCCGCAGATTTTCGGCGCGGCAGCGAACAACGGTCAGATGATCGCGGAAATCGCGGCCAACCACCGGACTTCCGAAATGTTCCTGCAGATTGCGCAGCGCCTGACGGGCCGCGGCGAAGCCAAGAAGCCGCGCAATTCGTTCCTGGGGCCTTTGCTCGGAAAACTCCGGGCCAAATAG
- a CDS encoding Flp family type IVb pilin, translated as MITLVTRFLKNESGATAIEYGLIAAGISLAIIAAVNGLGTTLNTKFGNINTSIN; from the coding sequence ATGATCACCCTCGTTACCCGCTTCCTGAAGAATGAGTCCGGCGCGACTGCAATCGAGTACGGCCTGATTGCTGCCGGCATTTCGCTGGCGATTATTGCCGCCGTGAACGGCCTCGGCACCACCCTCAATACCAAGTTCGGCAACATCAACACGTCGATCAACTAA
- the infA gene encoding translation initiation factor IF-1 produces MAKEELIQFEGLVTEILPDARYRVQLDAGHEIVAYTAGKMKKNRIKTLAGDRVTIEMSPYDLEKGRLIFRHKDERAGSGPPRGTPPRGQFRRR; encoded by the coding sequence ATGGCCAAAGAAGAGCTGATCCAGTTCGAAGGACTGGTGACCGAAATTCTTCCCGATGCGCGGTATCGCGTCCAGCTCGATGCCGGACACGAGATCGTCGCCTATACCGCCGGGAAGATGAAGAAGAACCGCATCAAGACACTGGCGGGCGACCGGGTGACCATCGAAATGTCGCCTTACGATCTCGAAAAGGGCCGCCTGATTTTCCGGCACAAGGACGAGCGCGCCGGCAGCGGCCCTCCCCGCGGCACCCCGCCGCGCGGACAGTTTCGCCGCAGGTAA
- the cpaB gene encoding Flp pilus assembly protein CpaB, translating to MNRARIVVLAIAVAAGGVAAYLASGSDLAPPTAPVVQMETTDVLVARSDIGLGQQITADDLQWQSWPASTASSSFIRRSDRADATTQLVGSIARSPMLTGEPIRDTKLVKSNGSGFMAAILPRGMRAVSTEISPETGAGGFILPNDRVDVILSRRRKNPDGAGADIVNSTAILSDVRVLAIDQTVEEKGGQKVVVGKTATLELKPRETEALAQARQSGTLSLALRSLVDARPGAKSAKDDEADNVVTIYRGTNRDTVSCSPGCE from the coding sequence ATGAACAGGGCGCGAATTGTCGTATTGGCGATCGCTGTCGCAGCGGGCGGCGTTGCCGCCTACCTGGCCAGTGGTTCGGATTTGGCGCCGCCAACTGCGCCGGTTGTCCAGATGGAGACCACCGACGTTCTGGTTGCCCGGAGCGATATCGGCCTCGGTCAGCAAATCACGGCGGATGACTTGCAGTGGCAATCCTGGCCTGCGAGCACGGCGAGTTCCAGTTTCATCCGCCGCAGCGATCGCGCCGATGCGACGACCCAACTTGTAGGCTCGATCGCGCGCTCGCCGATGCTGACCGGAGAACCGATCCGCGACACAAAGCTGGTCAAGAGCAACGGGTCCGGCTTCATGGCCGCGATCCTGCCGCGCGGAATGCGCGCGGTTTCGACTGAAATCTCACCGGAAACCGGTGCGGGCGGCTTTATCCTGCCCAATGACAGGGTCGATGTCATTCTCTCGCGCCGCCGAAAAAACCCCGATGGCGCAGGAGCGGACATTGTCAATTCGACGGCCATCCTGAGCGACGTGCGCGTTCTGGCGATTGATCAAACCGTCGAGGAAAAGGGCGGCCAGAAAGTTGTCGTGGGCAAGACGGCAACGCTCGAGCTGAAACCTAGGGAGACGGAAGCGTTGGCGCAGGCCCGCCAGAGCGGGACGCTGTCGCTTGCCCTCCGCAGCCTTGTGGACGCTCGTCCCGGTGCGAAGTCGGCCAAGGATGACGAGGCCGACAACGTCGTGACCATCTACCGTGGAACCAATCGCGATACGGTCAGCTGTTCGCCGGGTTGTGAATGA
- a CDS encoding A24 family peptidase, giving the protein MILDLARVFLFPALMAFAAASDLFTMTIPNRVSLLMVAGFFLLAGFSGMPLSEIAMHVGAGLTVLVIAFACFAFGWMGGGDAKIAAAAGLWFGFPPLADYLIYASLFGGALTLLVLQFRQWPLPYSLVSQEWLQRLHRKDSGIPYGIALALGALMIYPETEWMKAVDLTRFVGH; this is encoded by the coding sequence ATGATCCTCGACCTCGCGCGCGTTTTCCTGTTTCCCGCATTGATGGCCTTCGCCGCGGCGAGCGATCTCTTCACGATGACGATCCCCAACCGCGTCTCGCTGCTCATGGTGGCGGGTTTCTTCCTCCTTGCGGGCTTCAGCGGCATGCCGCTGTCCGAGATTGCCATGCACGTCGGGGCCGGCCTGACGGTGCTCGTGATCGCCTTTGCCTGCTTCGCCTTTGGATGGATGGGCGGCGGCGATGCCAAAATCGCGGCGGCCGCCGGGCTCTGGTTCGGTTTTCCGCCGCTTGCCGACTATCTGATCTATGCGTCGCTGTTCGGTGGCGCATTGACGCTTCTGGTACTCCAGTTCCGACAGTGGCCGTTGCCCTATTCGCTGGTGTCGCAGGAATGGCTGCAGCGGCTCCACCGCAAGGACAGCGGCATTCCCTACGGCATCGCACTCGCTCTCGGTGCGCTGATGATCTATCCGGAAACCGAATGGATGAAGGCCGTGGATCTCACCCGCTTCGTCGGCCACTGA
- a CDS encoding TadE/TadG family type IV pilus assembly protein, whose product MRMIPQFGNARRSRRLLARFGRDKRGVAAVEFAFIAPLMVLLLFGMIDTASGVSIDRKVTLTARTLSDLVSQGAQVSSTDISNFFKMGGAIMTPYAVTAANLEQRITQVTIDATKKVKVVWSYNGTVSGGSVTLTTGHAKDTVITTIPEKLLVPNTHLIWSEVKYTFTPITGYVIKTTVPLTEEFFTRPRQSNTVDYTS is encoded by the coding sequence ATGAGGATGATTCCACAGTTCGGAAATGCGCGCCGGAGCCGTCGGCTGCTCGCTCGGTTCGGCAGGGACAAGCGGGGCGTCGCCGCGGTTGAATTCGCGTTCATCGCGCCGCTGATGGTGCTGCTTCTGTTCGGAATGATCGACACGGCGAGCGGTGTCTCCATCGACCGCAAGGTGACGCTGACTGCGCGGACGTTGTCCGACCTTGTCTCGCAAGGCGCACAAGTGTCATCCACGGACATCTCGAATTTTTTCAAGATGGGCGGCGCCATCATGACGCCTTACGCCGTGACCGCGGCGAACCTGGAGCAGAGGATTACCCAAGTCACGATCGACGCAACGAAGAAGGTGAAGGTTGTCTGGAGCTACAACGGCACTGTCAGCGGCGGCTCGGTCACGCTCACGACGGGACATGCCAAGGATACGGTCATCACGACGATCCCGGAGAAACTCCTTGTCCCAAACACGCATCTGATCTGGAGTGAGGTGAAGTATACCTTCACGCCGATCACCGGTTACGTGATCAAGACCACCGTTCCACTGACCGAGGAGTTTTTCACGCGGCCCCGCCAGTCCAACACGGTCGACTACACCAGTTGA
- a CDS encoding Flp family type IVb pilin, with product MTKLVARFVKDESGATAIEYGLIAAGISLAIIAAVNGLGTTLNTKFGNINTSIK from the coding sequence ATGACCAAGCTCGTTGCTCGCTTCGTCAAGGACGAATCCGGCGCCACCGCGATCGAGTACGGCCTGATCGCCGCCGGCATTTCGCTGGCGATCATTGCTGCCGTGAACGGTCTCGGCACGACCTTGAACACCAAATTCGGCAACATCAACACGTCGATCAAGTAA
- a CDS encoding CpaD family pilus assembly protein produces MTKRVPDLKRSLRIAAALLGASAALGACTHTSQDTVTGSVPNDYRQRHPIVIQEANRATEVFVGHGRGGLTSIQRSDIAGLAETWLREGTGGIIIDMPVNTPNARVAADSLREIKAILAASGVPPRGITVRNYRPTDPRLFATIRVNYPRITADAGPCGTWPEDLGPSIKNKGYLENRPYHNFGCASQRNLAAMVANPSDLVQPRSETAAYTGRRTVVLDKYRKGESTATNYPDPEKNQISNVGK; encoded by the coding sequence ATGACAAAGCGAGTACCCGATCTCAAACGCAGCCTGCGGATCGCAGCCGCCCTCCTCGGGGCGTCCGCTGCTTTGGGAGCCTGCACGCATACGAGCCAGGACACTGTGACCGGCAGCGTTCCGAACGACTATCGCCAACGCCATCCAATCGTGATTCAGGAAGCCAATCGCGCGACGGAGGTCTTCGTCGGCCACGGACGCGGCGGACTTACCTCGATACAGCGCTCGGACATCGCGGGCCTTGCGGAAACCTGGCTGCGCGAAGGCACCGGCGGGATCATCATCGACATGCCGGTGAACACGCCGAATGCCCGTGTTGCCGCCGATTCACTGCGCGAGATCAAGGCTATCCTGGCTGCGTCCGGCGTGCCGCCGCGCGGCATCACCGTCAGGAACTATCGCCCGACCGATCCCCGGCTGTTTGCGACCATCCGCGTCAACTATCCGCGGATCACGGCGGATGCCGGTCCGTGCGGCACGTGGCCGGAAGACCTCGGCCCGTCGATCAAGAACAAGGGCTATCTCGAAAATCGCCCGTACCACAATTTCGGCTGCGCCTCGCAGCGCAATCTCGCAGCCATGGTCGCCAATCCATCGGATCTGGTGCAGCCGCGCTCAGAGACCGCTGCCTACACCGGCCGACGGACAGTTGTGTTGGACAAGTACCGCAAGGGCGAAAGCACTGCCACGAACTATCCTGATCCAGAGAAAAACCAAATCAGCAATGTGGGCAAATGA
- a CDS encoding cold-shock protein, giving the protein MSMGTVKWFNATKGYGFIQPDDGGNDVFVHISAVERAGLGTLREGQKISYEIVADRRSGKSSADNLRAAG; this is encoded by the coding sequence GTGAGCATGGGAACAGTGAAGTGGTTCAACGCGACTAAGGGTTACGGTTTCATTCAGCCTGACGATGGCGGCAACGACGTATTCGTTCACATCAGCGCCGTCGAGCGCGCTGGTCTCGGAACGCTGCGCGAAGGCCAGAAGATCAGCTACGAAATCGTCGCCGATCGCCGTTCGGGCAAGTCGTCGGCCGACAATCTTCGCGCTGCCGGCTAA
- a CDS encoding DEAD/DEAH box helicase yields MTSFQDFGLADPISRALKEENYVTPTPIQAQTIPIAITGRDVIGIAQTGTGKTASFALPILHRLLENRIKPQPKTCRVLVLSPTRELSGQILESFNAYGRHIKLTSALTIGGVPMGRQVRSLMQGVDVLVATPGRLLDMVQGNALKLGQVEFLVLDEADRMLDMGFINDIRKIVAKLPAKRQTLFFSATMPKDIADLAEQMLQNPARVAVTPVASTVERITQKILQVDHSAKPAILAQILKTEQVNRALVFTRTKHGADKVVKGLVKAGIPAEAIHGNKSQNHRERVLAAFRTGDIRTLVATDIAARGIDVDGISHVINFDLTNVPETYVHRIGRTARAGADGTAISLVAGGEELGYLRDIEKLIRVTLPKEDRRTPGHQQRPAAAAPSQHRPARSGSHGHNPRSNDAAPGSKGPRRRRRPGGGMPQSDRHEAGRHEQSRPSQNAKGEGIQGVAFLHRESRPAQNQPRRDQRPQRS; encoded by the coding sequence TTGACCTCCTTCCAGGATTTCGGCCTCGCCGATCCAATCTCGCGTGCCCTTAAAGAAGAAAATTACGTCACGCCCACCCCCATCCAGGCTCAAACCATTCCCATCGCGATCACCGGCCGCGACGTGATCGGCATTGCGCAAACCGGCACCGGCAAGACCGCGTCGTTCGCGCTGCCGATCCTGCATCGCCTGCTGGAAAACCGCATCAAGCCGCAGCCGAAAACCTGCCGCGTACTGGTGCTGAGCCCGACCCGCGAACTGTCGGGCCAGATCCTCGAGAGCTTCAACGCTTACGGCCGGCACATAAAGCTGACCTCGGCGCTGACGATCGGCGGCGTTCCGATGGGCCGCCAGGTCCGCTCGCTCATGCAGGGCGTGGATGTGCTGGTGGCAACACCGGGCCGTTTGCTCGACATGGTCCAGGGCAACGCCCTGAAACTCGGGCAGGTCGAGTTTCTCGTGCTCGACGAAGCCGACCGCATGCTCGACATGGGCTTCATCAACGACATCCGCAAAATCGTCGCCAAGCTGCCGGCCAAGCGCCAGACCCTGTTCTTCTCGGCCACCATGCCGAAGGACATCGCCGACCTCGCCGAGCAGATGCTGCAGAATCCGGCGCGCGTCGCCGTGACGCCGGTGGCGTCCACGGTGGAGCGCATCACGCAAAAGATCCTGCAGGTCGACCACTCTGCAAAGCCCGCCATTCTGGCGCAGATTCTCAAGACCGAGCAGGTCAACCGCGCACTGGTGTTCACCCGCACCAAGCACGGCGCCGACAAGGTCGTGAAAGGTCTGGTCAAGGCGGGCATTCCCGCCGAAGCCATTCACGGCAACAAGTCCCAGAACCACCGCGAGCGTGTGCTGGCGGCGTTCCGCACCGGCGACATCCGCACGCTGGTCGCCACCGATATTGCCGCCCGCGGCATCGACGTCGACGGCATCAGCCATGTCATCAACTTCGACCTGACCAACGTGCCGGAAACATATGTTCACCGCATCGGCCGCACCGCGCGCGCCGGCGCGGACGGCACCGCAATCTCGCTGGTGGCCGGCGGCGAGGAGCTTGGTTACCTGCGCGACATCGAAAAACTGATCCGCGTCACCCTGCCGAAGGAAGATCGCCGCACGCCGGGACATCAGCAGCGCCCGGCCGCAGCCGCTCCCTCGCAACATCGTCCGGCTCGCTCCGGATCGCATGGGCATAACCCGCGTTCCAACGATGCCGCTCCCGGATCGAAGGGTCCGCGCCGCCGCCGCCGTCCCGGCGGAGGTATGCCGCAGTCCGACCGGCACGAAGCTGGCCGTCATGAACAATCTCGGCCATCGCAAAATGCCAAGGGTGAGGGTATTCAGGGGGTAGCTTTCCTGCACCGTGAAAGCCGCCCGGCGCAGAACCAACCGAGGCGCGACCAGCGCCCGCAGCGCTCGTAA